The Vairimorpha necatrix chromosome 11, complete sequence sequence agcatacgctagtctctaataaaaaattttattctaaaaatgcaatttaatacatatattaaaattttaataaaaatttataatcaatTTCTAATGaattagattttaaaaaacataatgtCTGTCGAATTATCAAggtgtaaaatttttatttattttgattaatTAAATGACTCATtgtttgataaattaaaaatcttgtttttttattaagataATTTACAGttcgttttttttctatattaatTCCCTTAGTAACTTATTTTTGCTTTTTTCTATACTGCACATCCAAATTCTCTTCTCATATATTTTCCATAATTCATTGACCAACTCTCTAAAATCTATTCTGTCTTTactattataataaaatattatcttttttaaatcccACTGGTATTCACAGTCTACAATCACCATCCTTAATCCTTTCTCTATAACTTTACTCATACACAAGCTTAAAGCTTGTTCTTCTAGCATTTTCTTATGGCTAAAAACTTCTAAATCTTCTTTAGTCGCCTGTCTATAAATCTGTTTTACActaatttcatttataatattttcatgtTTAAGTAACAACTTATCAAATTCTATTTTACTTGTAGTGCCCAAAATCATCCCGCAATCTTCTCCCCGGTCAGCTTCTATAATAACATATGAGTTAATTTCATAAGCCTGGGAAGGATTAAAATACGCAAGATCAAGTCTTTTACTTCTAAATTCTATAATGTAGAATATATCAGAAGGCTTGAAAGTATTCTGAACTACTACGTCGCTTACACTTTTAGACCTCCTTTTGAAAGGATTTGTTCCTACAATCCGCCAGTCTTCTTGAGGCTTATCAAATGTTTCATTGGTGTCTGACCAAAGACTATTGAAAAATGGAGAAGACCAATTGTCGTATTGCTTCATGAAGGgtgaaataaaaagaaaaattataacttgtaagaatattttatatgatgtggaatcatttttataatttggaaagtggttttttttaaaaacaaacaaaagtGAAGCGAGTTTGTTTGTACAAAAATAGATCAAAGAAATAGTATCAATTACTGCATATGGAAAGtgataaaatcaaaaatatcgaGATTCGTCTTAAATGTTAATTTCTAGTGATATTTGACATgatcaagaaaaaataaagcaGAGTAATAATTAGATTTGTAAGAAATAAATCGAATATTTCTAGTAATATTTGACACGAGTAGAAGATTTAGATGTAGAAGATAgcacatttttaaaacattagatttttaaaatcgtCATGAAAAGGGGGGATTGTGCCCATGatcatcatatatataaaagaattttatttaatttattacccctcttttttgtCAATTTGAAATGTCCAGACTACATATTTCATACTTTTGTGTGTTTgcaatatcaaatataaatttttttgctttAATTTGACTATTCTAAGTGTGTATGTTATTagttaatactttttaattttgattattatttttagaaaactcagttccaaaatatcgtcagaatcgttttttagaatttatttaacccttccACGAAAAATtgcaaattaatttattaataaagattttgaatataaatgtCAAAACTTGAGCTTAGAAAATCCCAAAATTATctcattataattattaaatattttagctCAACTTTACTCCTTATATgttactaaaaagtattttttaaaatcatgttTCCCCTTTCTAAATTCATTCATCCCAAAATGGAAActtaacaaaattaaaaggggaaatacatattaaaaaactaaacatGTAAATCCCGTTTTTAAAACGGGAAAGCTTTCcctagtttttttataagacaAAAATTCCGAATAACTTAGTTAAGGGAAattcgaaaaaaattttaaatacgatatgttttaaaaatacgaaaacaatttaaaacttgaaatttttttcttacaCGAGTTAATTTATTGTGAACTACAAATTctctataaatttgataataataaaacaaaatacatttttttttgttttactCGTGTATGTTTTATGACATCTTGTTTATTtgtatcaaaaaatatacctTTTCTCGTTTTTTATACTCTACATTACatctttattttgtttataatttgactcattattacaataaaaagtcataaatattttaatttttcattccAAATTCAAATCATAcgttatattttatttagactgtcatttcttttttttgtattgtatttaattttttttttttttaatcctaatgttattaatattattttttcttcatttatttttttgtttcgaCGAACAAGAAGACGATCACATGCATTTACTTCACGCTATTGTTAGTCCAGTCGCGAAAAAAGCTTTCAAATATGCCAAAAAGAAAGTCCGAAAAATGGAAATATTAGGTATTAGTCCTAGAACATTTTTCCCAAGTtcgaaaatcaaaaaatccAAGTCATTAAACATATTTCCCAGTAGTGaagaacaaaataaaaaacgaaaaaaatctaaaacgAGTATGAATGAAGACGAATCGGAAGGTGATGAGCAATCTGATAGTGAGACGTCGCACTCGATATCAAGTGCTTATTCTAATAGTGATTTACGAGCACAAGTGTTGAAGAAGAATATGTCTAGTGATATGAATCTTAATGCAGTGTCACAAGAGAATATTAATATGAAGACTAATATGAATGTAGAGGAGACAAGAGATATTAAAGAGAATGTTAGTACTAATGAGACCGCGTCTACTAGCCAAATATCGAGAACACGAACAGTACGCAAAGAGAGTGCTGATTCAACCAGAGTACGAAGTGACTCACCTAAAGTGCGTAAAGAGAGAAGTGACTCACCTAAAGTGcgtaaagaaatatttgtcTCACCCAGTGTCACTACACGCAAACAACACAGGCCGCCCAGAATCGTAGGAATGATAAAAAAGCCCGGAAGTAGTTCACCTTTGACTCCTACACTCCTAAATGCCGAAAATAAGTCAAGTCCGCCTCGATCTAAAGACACAAAATccaataaaaaagacaacGACTCAGACAAACAAGAGTCAAGTGACTCAGACACAGGTATAAATTCCCAAGCTTCTCCTTCTAAATCTCCCAAAGACGATTTCACTTTTCTTTACCAACCACAACCTTACAAAATCTctcttaataaaaaacagaGAGACCACTACAAGTTAAAATTCATTGACGCTTGCAATATGTTCAAAGTCAATCCGGAGATACTAAACCCTTTTAAGAATTTGGTATACGCGTATCAATCATATTGTCATGATGTTTTGCcacttaaaataaaagacgAGTCTAAAAAGAAGTTTAATACGCTTTTCTTGTCCCGTAAGAATAAGATAGCTTTCGCGTTGATGAAGTTGTCAGAATGTGAGTcaatagataaaatttatgaaatagTTAATGAAGGAGATAAAACGTTGTATCTTGATAATAATATAGTACATTTTCTTAAGGAATGTAGTAATTATGATAATTCTGAGGATACAGTGTTTACAGTTAAGATATCTGATAATGTTCATGATATTACTTATTTGGAGTTGGCGATTTACGCATTTGCGAGATAttgttataatattttctaaataaacttatatgtataaaaaaataagcaTTATTATATTAGGTAGAGTAGAAATTAAgtgcattttttaatatgtcaTTTATAGTAGATTTagtttatgtttttttacacaTTATTGTTCTTAGTCAGTAagatagaaaattttaaaaactccATCTTAAACGCATctaattttaagaaaatgcCTTTTAAGCCATGTAAATTCGCttactattttatttgatcgTCTTAGATCCAAAGAAGCCAATCTTCTTTTTACGCTAGTGgaaagttataaaaatagtCCCCAAAATCACTTTCCaggatttttaaaaattccatatacaaatttataattttcattcTCGATTATAGTAAGTCGATCCTATTTGGATATTTTCTTCTGTCAAACACAAGAATATCAGgctttaaatattctctTTTTTCCCCCAAGACAATTTGACGTCTCTCCAAAATATCTGTAGATATTTTGGAGAAGGGTCATCTAAGTGCAAGCTTACTCTTCCTGAGATGTTTTTACAAgcttatttcatttttttctcttatacacatattttatgtctgtatattattttgtcATATTACTTCCATTTATGctaattcttttttcttgatttttttaccctAATTTTCATGCGGAAGAATTTTAAACCTCACGCTAAACAGAACAAACTAGCAAACAGTTACAGAAAAAAGACAATAGACCCGGGCGTAGATCTAAATCTGAAAAAAGATGACGacaatttagaaaatattgatgATTACTGGAACATGGCAGAATATGTAATGAATGAAGATCAAGACTCTACACTTGATCAGATCAAAGATCTGAAGAAGAAgacattattaaaagattttgaGACTAGAATACTCGACGATGTAATGGAAATTTCGACTGACGGGAGTAAAATGTCAACTGAGCACAAACAAACTCAGAATGTgtcaaacaaacaaacaaaagaGAATGAGGAATCAGAAGACACATTAtttgatataaataatataaaagagaATTTGACTAATACTATTagtaataatttaaatatttctggTGATGTTTCAAATACTTCAGGATTTGatacaaatttagaaattaaaaaaataaacaacaaACAAGGGATAATGAAAAACAAAGTAATGACTAAAACCAAAAAGCCAGAAACAAAGGCAATTAACAAGTCTGGAGCGAAAACAACAAGCAAGCCTGTAGCAAAGCCAGAgcccaataaaaaatcagagCTCAGTAAAAAATCAGAGCTCAATAAAAAGGCAGAGCTCAGTAAAAAGGCAGAAGTAAATAAAACCACGCTtcgtaataaaaaactagaaTCTAACAAGAGatcagaaataaataaaaaaagagatgATTCAAAATTAAGCATAAGTGTCTCAAATCTGAGTTCCTCTAAAAGTCCAAGGAAATCTGTTGATCCTCTCAGTTCTTACAAGGGGACTTCTCTCATAAGCAAATCTAATAAAATCTACGGCATGACGAAGATTTCTTCTCTCTACCAAGGCAAGAGTAAACTCGAGCCCTTAGTGACTAAAAATTCTCTGGAAGCCGGGATCTTGTTTTTAAACCAGGGGGCTTCTATTTTAAAGGAGACTGCTGATAATccttttactttatttttatta is a genomic window containing:
- a CDS encoding PSP1 domain-containing protein; protein product: MKQYDNWSSPFFNSLWSDTNETFDKPQEDWRIVGTNPFKRRSKSVSDVVVQNTFKPSDIFYIIEFRSKRLDLAYFNPSQAYEINSYVIIEADRGEDCGMILGTTSKIEFDKLLLKHENIINEISVKQIYRQATKEDLEVFSHKKMLEEQALSLCMSKVIEKGLRMVIVDCEYQWDLKKIIFYYNSKDRIDFRELVNELWKIYEKRIWMCSIEKSKNKLLRELI
- a CDS encoding cupin-2 domain-containing protein, which encodes MRKNFKPHAKQNKLANSYRKKTIDPGVDLNLKKDDDNLENIDDYWNMAEYVMNEDQDSTLDQIKDLKKKTLLKDFETRILDDVMEISTDGSKMSTEHKQTQNVSNKQTKENEESEDTLFDINNIKENLTNTISNNLNISGDVSNTSGFDTNLEIKKINNKQGIMKNKVMTKTKKPETKAINKSGAKTTSKPVAKPEPNKKSELSKKSELNKKAELSKKAEVNKTTLRNKKLESNKRSEINKKRDDSKLSISVSNLSSSKSPRKSVDPLSSYKGTSLISKSNKIYGMTKISSLYQGKSKLEPLVTKNSLEAGILFLNQGASILKETADNPFTLFLLKGHIEVSINNEVFRLDRDSCMFVDEGKEYNIIDKSKNGSTMFITFKAK